A genomic stretch from Syntrophales bacterium includes:
- the dcd gene encoding dCTP deaminase — MILNNKQIEEAYQKGDILINPFDESQVQAATYDFRVGDQGATTSTKKIVNIREAGYLLLQPGDFGVITVLEEVRLGPQHAARFGLRSKYARKGLIATTGPQIDPGFHGKLIIGVTNLTPKPVSLPYRDDLVSVEFHRLEEPSTKPYCGPYQHKMELGAEEIEFITETEGMALSEVLTTLRSLSANVGQLSKEVKIMQWVIPVILTIGLAILGMMIALK; from the coding sequence ATGATACTTAATAACAAACAAATAGAGGAGGCTTATCAAAAAGGTGATATACTTATTAACCCATTTGATGAATCACAAGTTCAGGCCGCGACATATGATTTTAGGGTAGGAGATCAGGGAGCGACCACAAGCACGAAAAAAATTGTAAATATCAGAGAGGCGGGTTATCTCTTGCTTCAACCAGGCGATTTTGGTGTTATAACTGTCTTGGAAGAAGTTCGCTTAGGGCCACAACATGCAGCAAGATTCGGTCTTCGTTCAAAGTATGCCCGGAAGGGATTAATTGCAACTACAGGGCCACAAATTGATCCAGGTTTTCACGGTAAACTCATTATAGGTGTAACAAATCTCACTCCAAAACCAGTTTCACTTCCATATAGGGACGACTTGGTTTCTGTCGAGTTTCATCGTCTTGAAGAACCTTCTACAAAACCATATTGTGGACCGTATCAACATAAAATGGAATTGGGTGCTGAAGAAATCGAGTTCATTACAGAGACAGAAGGTATGGCTCTTTCGGAAGTTCTAACCACATTACGCTCTCTTAGCGCAAACGTCGGACAACTTTCCAAAGAAGTAAAGATTATGCAGTGGGTGATACCTGTTATATTAACAATTGGATTGGCTATTCTTGGGATGATGATTGCTTTAAAATGA